One genomic window of Leptotrichia shahii includes the following:
- a CDS encoding YopX family protein, protein MREIKFRVFIDYKIFYQDKYDEYGDNLTSIDICKKTITITGFHNYENVYRFEDEKVKLMQYTGLKDKNGKEIYEGDIVILNDAEEENKCIVKYKYGSYILVDGDLRENLSNVEAKFLEVVGNIYENKNLLEENK, encoded by the coding sequence ATGAGAGAAATAAAATTTAGAGTATTTATTGATTACAAAATATTTTATCAAGATAAGTATGACGAATACGGCGATAATTTAACTTCGATTGACATTTGTAAAAAGACAATAACAATTACTGGATTTCACAATTACGAAAATGTATATAGATTCGAGGATGAAAAAGTAAAATTGATGCAGTATACAGGACTTAAAGATAAAAATGGTAAAGAAATTTATGAGGGGGATATTGTAATACTCAACGACGCTGAAGAAGAAAATAAATGTATCGTTAAATATAAATATGGCAGTTACATACTAGTAGACGGAGATTTGAGAGAAAATTTATCGAATGTGGAGGCTAAATTTTTAGAAGTTGTCGGAAACATTTATGAAAACAAAAACTTGCTGGAGGAAAATAAATGA
- a CDS encoding single-stranded DNA-binding protein → MNIAILMGRMTRDPELKYTSGGKAYTTFTLAVQKTRDETEFIDCVAWEKTAENIAEYFRKGNKILIQGRLSVSSYEQNGEKRKFTRVLANSFEFVDSKNSGNSQNSNRNNYDSDEDEGFPF, encoded by the coding sequence ATGAACATAGCAATACTTATGGGGAGAATGACAAGAGATCCTGAACTAAAATACACTTCAGGAGGAAAGGCATACACAACTTTTACATTAGCTGTACAGAAAACAAGAGATGAAACTGAATTTATCGACTGTGTGGCTTGGGAAAAGACAGCTGAGAATATAGCCGAATATTTTAGGAAAGGCAACAAAATATTAATACAAGGACGTTTAAGTGTAAGCAGTTATGAGCAGAATGGAGAAAAAAGGAAATTTACAAGAGTTTTAGCGAATAGTTTTGAATTTGTTGATAGTAAAAATTCTGGAAACAGTCAAAACAGCAACAGAAATAATTATGATTCTGATGAGGACGAAGGATTTCCTTTTTGA
- the pyrF gene encoding orotidine-5'-phosphate decarboxylase codes for MARIDEKAKERIFVALDYDNIESAKKLVEELGDNISMYKVGLESYLNTDGKLVDYLHEKGKKVFLDLKFHDITNTVKMACANAIKKNVFMFNIHCSNGSKTMKAVADLVKESKSESLLIGVTVLTNLGENDIFEMFKSELKLEEIVLNLATLARNSGMHGIVCSPQEAKDVKEKLGKDFVTVCPGVRPKFTLNDNGKSDDDQTRIMTPADAIKQGVDFLVVGRPITKSEDPVKSARLILEEISEVL; via the coding sequence ATGGCTAGAATTGATGAAAAAGCAAAAGAAAGAATATTTGTTGCATTAGATTATGATAATATAGAATCTGCAAAAAAGCTGGTTGAAGAACTGGGAGATAATATTTCAATGTACAAAGTTGGGCTTGAAAGTTATCTTAATACAGATGGGAAATTAGTTGATTATTTGCACGAAAAAGGGAAAAAAGTGTTTTTGGACTTAAAATTTCACGATATTACAAATACTGTGAAAATGGCTTGTGCGAATGCTATTAAAAAAAATGTATTTATGTTTAATATTCACTGTTCAAATGGAAGCAAAACTATGAAGGCAGTGGCAGATCTGGTTAAAGAAAGTAAATCAGAAAGTCTTTTAATTGGAGTAACAGTTCTGACAAACTTGGGAGAAAATGACATTTTTGAAATGTTTAAAAGTGAGCTGAAATTGGAGGAAATTGTTTTAAATCTTGCCACACTTGCCAGAAATAGCGGAATGCACGGAATTGTGTGTTCACCACAGGAGGCAAAGGATGTAAAGGAAAAGCTGGGGAAGGATTTTGTGACAGTTTGTCCTGGAGTACGTCCTAAGTTTACATTAAATGATAATGGGAAAAGTGATGATGATCAGACACGAATAATGACACCAGCAGATGCGATAAAGCAGGGAGTAGATTTTCTTGTAGTTGGACGTCCAATAACTAAGTCTGAAGATCCTGTTAAAAGTGCCAGATTGATTTTGGAAGAAATTTCAGAAGTATTATAA
- a CDS encoding heavy metal translocating P-type ATPase yields the protein MKNNECMLSIEGLDCPNCAAKVERKINTLEGIKEATVDFLGKKIIILTDEIFGDKISENKLAELIQAEVDKIEDGVKVLALKANTKENSNSQKEEDTGKIKKKLLIGGILFLLGIFVPKSLLIPKFTIFLISYFIIGGNVLLSASKNIWNGQVFDENFLMAIATVGAFAIGEYPEGVAVMLFYQLGELFQGIAVNNSRKSIVSLMDIRPDYANIKVEKGIKKVSPEKIKVGEIIVVKPGEKVPLDGKIVKGASTFDTSALTGESLPREAKAGDDVLSGFINKNGLIEIEVTKVFSESTISKILYLVENAGSKKSKTENFITKFARYYTPAVVITALIVAIIPPLLIQGATFSDWIYRALIFLVVSCPCALVISIPLGFFGGIGGASRHGILIKGTNYLEVLNNLESVVMDKTGTLTKGIFKVTEVNAENNIKINDFQNNKTELTKPLLLKYAAHIEKFSNHPIAQSIVSEYENSASKVDENVVKDFEEISGFGVKVNINNHQFLAGNSKLMDLKNIKFEKNRNLGTVIYFAADQKYIGNILISDEIKEDSEKAIKGMKENGVKEIVMLTGDNETIGKNIAKKLGIDKVFTELLPDEKVEKLEEIYKSKSEKGKVAFVGDGINDAPVLARADLGIAMGGAGSDAAIEAADVVIMNDEPSKVVTAIKIAKKTKEIVWQNITIAFAVKIIVMILGLFGDATMWEAVFADVGVALLAVLNATRVLRYNPKSSNK from the coding sequence ATGAAAAACAATGAATGTATGTTGTCTATTGAAGGGCTGGATTGCCCTAACTGTGCAGCTAAAGTTGAGCGGAAGATAAATACTTTGGAAGGAATTAAAGAGGCTACAGTTGATTTTCTTGGGAAAAAGATTATTATTCTTACTGATGAAATTTTTGGAGATAAAATTTCAGAAAATAAACTTGCTGAACTTATTCAAGCTGAAGTGGATAAAATTGAAGATGGTGTAAAAGTTTTGGCTTTAAAGGCTAATACAAAGGAAAATTCTAATTCTCAGAAAGAAGAAGATACTGGAAAAATTAAGAAAAAATTATTAATTGGAGGAATTTTATTTCTATTGGGAATCTTTGTCCCAAAAAGTTTACTTATTCCTAAGTTTACGATCTTTTTAATAAGTTATTTTATAATTGGCGGAAATGTCTTGCTTTCTGCATCTAAAAATATATGGAATGGGCAGGTCTTTGATGAGAATTTTTTGATGGCAATTGCAACTGTTGGGGCATTTGCTATTGGAGAATATCCTGAAGGTGTGGCTGTTATGTTATTTTATCAGCTTGGTGAGCTGTTTCAAGGGATTGCGGTTAATAATTCTAGAAAATCCATTGTTTCACTTATGGATATACGTCCTGATTATGCCAATATCAAAGTTGAAAAAGGAATAAAAAAAGTTTCGCCTGAAAAAATAAAAGTTGGAGAAATTATTGTGGTAAAACCAGGGGAAAAAGTTCCTTTGGATGGAAAAATAGTAAAGGGTGCTTCAACTTTTGATACTTCGGCTTTGACTGGGGAATCGTTACCAAGAGAAGCAAAGGCTGGAGATGATGTTTTAAGTGGATTTATAAATAAAAATGGACTTATAGAAATTGAAGTTACAAAAGTATTTTCTGAATCTACTATTTCAAAAATACTCTATTTAGTGGAAAATGCTGGAAGCAAAAAATCAAAGACAGAAAATTTTATAACAAAATTTGCAAGATATTATACTCCAGCAGTTGTTATTACAGCATTAATTGTGGCAATAATTCCTCCGTTATTAATTCAAGGTGCAACTTTCTCAGACTGGATTTACCGTGCTTTGATATTTCTTGTAGTATCTTGTCCTTGTGCTTTGGTTATTTCTATTCCTTTAGGATTTTTTGGCGGAATTGGCGGAGCTTCAAGACATGGGATTTTGATAAAAGGGACAAATTATCTGGAAGTTTTGAACAATTTGGAAAGTGTTGTTATGGATAAGACTGGAACTTTGACAAAGGGAATTTTTAAAGTTACAGAAGTAAATGCTGAAAACAATATAAAAATTAATGATTTTCAAAATAATAAAACTGAATTGACAAAACCTTTATTATTAAAGTATGCAGCACATATTGAAAAATTTTCCAATCATCCTATTGCACAGTCAATCGTGTCAGAATATGAAAATTCTGCATCCAAAGTTGATGAAAACGTTGTAAAGGATTTTGAGGAAATTTCAGGATTTGGAGTAAAAGTTAATATAAATAACCATCAGTTTTTGGCTGGGAATTCTAAATTAATGGATTTGAAAAATATTAAATTTGAAAAAAATAGAAATTTAGGAACTGTAATTTATTTTGCAGCTGATCAAAAATATATCGGTAATATTTTAATTTCAGATGAAATAAAAGAAGATTCTGAAAAAGCGATTAAAGGTATGAAGGAAAATGGGGTAAAGGAAATCGTGATGCTTACTGGCGATAATGAAACCATTGGTAAGAATATAGCTAAAAAACTTGGAATTGATAAAGTCTTTACTGAGCTTCTTCCAGATGAAAAAGTGGAAAAACTTGAAGAAATTTATAAATCTAAAAGTGAAAAAGGGAAAGTTGCTTTTGTAGGTGATGGAATAAATGATGCTCCTGTGCTTGCCAGAGCTGATCTTGGGATTGCAATGGGAGGAGCTGGAAGCGATGCGGCTATTGAGGCTGCTGATGTTGTGATAATGAATGATGAGCCGTCTAAAGTAGTGACAGCCATTAAGATTGCTAAGAAGACAAAGGAAATTGTATGGCAAAATATTACTATTGCATTTGCTGTAAAAATAATTGTTATGATTTTAGGACTTTTTGGTGATGCGACAATGTGGGAAGCTGTATTTGCTGATGTCGGAGTCGCATTGCTTGCTGTTTTAAATGCTACGAGAGTTTTGAGATATAACCCAAAATCTTCAAATAAATAA
- a CDS encoding helix-turn-helix domain-containing protein — translation MILENEIYLVNETARYFKINEDSVRKLIKEGKLKAFKLGKGYRITGESILNLVKENTGD, via the coding sequence ATGATTTTAGAAAATGAAATATATCTTGTCAATGAAACGGCAAGGTATTTTAAAATAAATGAAGATTCAGTAAGAAAACTTATTAAAGAGGGAAAATTAAAAGCATTCAAATTAGGAAAAGGGTACAGAATAACAGGAGAATCGATATTAAATCTAGTAAAAGAAAACACAGGTGATTAA
- a CDS encoding ERF family protein, with product MNIYEKINKIQVELKATKDNRNEFGKYNYRSAEDIYNALKPFLKEDKLILLFDEKIRIEDEREILISTIEIIDVENPVEKITKSIDVIVAKPKNGNDLTQTTGVSISYARKYLMCGVFTIDNEKDNDAINRHEEKNNQKQQAKPKKTLTKEEKKARFIKYINEHYTDFKMKIDKFKLENSVKNIEELTYEKLEELATSIKDNIEQKKGA from the coding sequence ATGAATATTTACGAAAAAATAAATAAGATACAGGTTGAATTAAAAGCAACAAAAGACAACAGAAATGAATTTGGTAAATACAATTACCGTTCAGCAGAAGATATTTATAACGCTTTAAAACCGTTTTTAAAAGAAGATAAATTAATTCTGCTATTTGATGAAAAAATACGGATTGAAGATGAAAGAGAAATTTTGATAAGCACAATTGAAATTATAGATGTGGAAAATCCTGTTGAAAAAATTACGAAAAGTATTGACGTTATTGTAGCAAAACCTAAAAATGGTAATGATTTGACACAAACAACAGGAGTATCAATAAGCTATGCAAGAAAATATTTAATGTGCGGAGTATTTACTATTGATAACGAAAAAGATAACGATGCAATAAATAGGCACGAAGAAAAAAATAATCAGAAACAACAAGCAAAGCCTAAAAAAACTTTGACAAAAGAAGAAAAGAAAGCACGATTCATAAAATATATAAATGAACATTATACAGATTTTAAAATGAAAATAGATAAGTTCAAATTGGAAAATTCAGTTAAGAATATTGAGGAACTTACTTATGAAAAACTTGAAGAACTAGCAACATCTATTAAAGACAATATTGAACAAAAGAAAGGAGCATAA
- the pyrB gene encoding aspartate carbamoyltransferase, with product MENIISMNDMKKKEILDILRLARKIENCSEEEKLKFLHGKIISTLFFEPSTRTKMSFESAAMRLGANVLSLPPVEQSSVKKGESFTDTIKMVEAYSDVIVVRHPFDGAARLAAETSKKPVINAGDGSNQHPSQTLLDLYTILEEKGTLENLKIAFVGDLKYGRTVHSLTKALTHFNPTIYFVAPQILQMSDYLLEDLKKNGIKYEILEDFRNCLDKIDVFYMTRIQKERFPDVEDYEKVKGIYVINRENIVGKCKDDMIILHPLPRVDEIDTNLDNTKYALYFKQAKNGIPVRQAMMMTVLGKDKEFFL from the coding sequence GTGGAAAATATTATTTCTATGAATGATATGAAAAAAAAAGAAATTCTTGATATTTTAAGACTGGCAAGAAAAATCGAAAATTGTTCGGAAGAGGAAAAATTGAAATTTTTACATGGTAAAATTATTTCAACTTTGTTTTTTGAGCCAAGTACACGTACCAAAATGTCGTTTGAATCGGCTGCAATGCGGCTTGGAGCAAATGTTTTATCATTACCGCCTGTGGAACAGTCGTCTGTAAAAAAAGGAGAATCTTTTACAGATACTATAAAAATGGTAGAAGCATATTCAGATGTGATTGTTGTAAGGCATCCATTTGATGGTGCAGCACGGCTTGCGGCAGAGACATCAAAAAAACCTGTAATAAATGCAGGAGATGGTTCTAATCAGCATCCTAGCCAGACTTTACTCGATTTATATACAATTTTGGAAGAAAAGGGAACACTTGAAAATTTAAAAATTGCATTTGTTGGAGATTTAAAGTATGGAAGAACAGTCCATTCGTTGACAAAGGCACTTACGCATTTTAATCCGACAATTTATTTTGTAGCACCGCAAATTTTACAAATGTCTGATTATTTATTGGAAGATTTGAAAAAAAATGGAATAAAATATGAAATTTTAGAAGATTTTAGAAATTGCCTTGATAAAATTGACGTTTTCTATATGACTCGAATTCAGAAGGAAAGATTTCCAGATGTGGAAGACTATGAGAAAGTTAAGGGAATTTATGTTATAAATCGTGAAAATATCGTAGGAAAATGTAAAGATGACATGATAATTTTGCATCCTTTGCCAAGAGTTGATGAAATTGATACAAATTTAGATAATACAAAATATGCCTTATATTTTAAACAGGCTAAAAATGGGATTCCTGTAAGACAGGCAATGATGATGACTGTTTTAGGAAAAGATAAGGAATTTTTTCTGTAA
- a CDS encoding tyrosine-type recombinase/integrase: MAKNIRFKNNKYYFRTYVTLESGERKQIERVGGKTEKEAERALMKFELEHEGKYLRVNSKMRLFDFLDRFFDEYSINWNGNTKKSNKNRLKFIKDNFNNISLNKINTYTMQQEFNKISKKGYKKSYINIIKAFLNSAFKYAIKIMKILETNPLTDITINGKISIKKRAFTIDELEELKNFLSVPKKRKYYHLFIVLLNTGARVGEILALGWENIDFENNKISIEKSLYYDDGGHPHLNETPKNKYSIRDVYVNEETMNIFREKLEIYKQNKKEFRNYFKDGGFVFSRNDGTLEKKAYIDYFRKLIKRKIKITSPIHSLRHTHISFLVEAGYNLKNIQERVGHNDLKTTLNIYTHVTNEQKKNLGVSLNFFTKK, translated from the coding sequence ATGGCTAAAAACATCAGATTTAAAAACAACAAGTACTATTTTAGAACTTATGTAACATTAGAATCAGGAGAACGTAAGCAAATAGAACGTGTAGGGGGAAAAACCGAAAAAGAAGCCGAACGTGCTTTAATGAAATTTGAATTGGAACATGAAGGTAAATATTTAAGAGTAAACAGCAAAATGCGCTTATTTGATTTTTTAGATAGGTTTTTTGATGAGTATTCAATAAACTGGAACGGAAATACTAAGAAAAGTAATAAAAACCGTTTGAAATTTATAAAAGATAATTTTAATAATATCTCTTTAAACAAAATAAATACTTATACGATGCAGCAAGAATTCAACAAAATATCAAAAAAAGGATATAAAAAAAGTTATATAAATATCATAAAGGCATTTCTTAACTCTGCTTTTAAATATGCCATCAAAATTATGAAAATTTTAGAAACTAATCCTTTAACAGATATAACTATAAATGGTAAAATAAGTATAAAAAAAAGAGCATTTACGATAGATGAATTAGAAGAATTAAAAAACTTTCTTTCAGTTCCAAAAAAGAGAAAATATTACCATCTTTTTATAGTTCTCTTAAATACAGGAGCTAGAGTTGGAGAAATATTAGCTTTAGGATGGGAAAATATAGATTTTGAAAACAATAAAATTTCAATCGAGAAATCTTTATATTATGATGACGGCGGACATCCTCATTTGAATGAAACTCCGAAAAATAAATATAGTATTCGAGATGTTTATGTGAATGAGGAAACGATGAATATTTTTAGAGAAAAATTAGAAATTTACAAACAAAACAAAAAAGAATTTAGGAACTATTTTAAAGATGGAGGATTTGTATTTTCAAGAAATGATGGAACACTAGAAAAAAAAGCATATATAGATTATTTTAGAAAATTAATCAAAAGAAAAATAAAGATCACAAGTCCAATACACTCCTTAAGGCATACTCATATAAGTTTTTTAGTAGAAGCTGGTTATAATTTAAAAAATATACAAGAAAGAGTTGGACACAATGATTTAAAAACGACTCTAAATATTTACACACACGTTACAAATGAACAAAAAAAGAATTTAGGAGTTAGTCTAAATTTTTTTACAAAAAAATAG
- the pyrI gene encoding aspartate carbamoyltransferase regulatory subunit, whose amino-acid sequence MSEGRELLIRAIKNGIVIDHIPSEKVFAIVEILKLKEYSERITVATNMPSSSLGRKGIIKIEEKILEEKELNNISLLAPNVTINIIEDYKVIEKAKLDRLDKVIGLMKCDNPKCISNHENIETKFIRAEKDLNENNLEEKTKYKCFYCEKIILEDEIQIQ is encoded by the coding sequence ATGTCTGAAGGAAGAGAATTGCTGATAAGGGCAATAAAAAATGGAATTGTAATAGATCATATCCCATCAGAAAAAGTTTTTGCAATTGTAGAAATTTTAAAATTAAAGGAATACAGCGAAAGAATAACCGTTGCAACTAATATGCCAAGCAGCTCACTTGGGAGAAAAGGGATTATTAAAATTGAGGAAAAAATACTTGAAGAAAAAGAGTTAAACAATATTTCACTACTAGCTCCAAATGTTACGATAAATATTATAGAAGATTATAAAGTCATTGAAAAGGCAAAATTAGACAGATTAGATAAAGTTATCGGACTTATGAAATGTGACAATCCAAAATGTATTTCAAATCATGAAAATATTGAAACAAAATTTATTCGTGCAGAAAAAGATTTAAATGAAAACAATTTGGAAGAAAAGACGAAGTATAAGTGTTTTTACTGTGAAAAAATAATTTTGGAAGATGAAATACAAATTCAATAA